The Acidiferrobacterales bacterium genome contains a region encoding:
- a CDS encoding ABC transporter permease, producing the protein MMLQMALRRLWIGVATMFVVSIIVFIMTSILPGDVAQIVLGQSATPETLAALRAELGLDLPAYMRYFAWLGDMATGDLGTSKAGGAAIADLISGRLGNTMMMAGLVAGISIPISIVLGLWAAMHPGTWLDRTVTFGTLATISVPEFFVATLMVLILAVNLQWLPSTALLRDDMTFFELIGGLAMPIITLVIVVSAQMIRMTRAGILNVMNSPYIEMAILKGVPRRRIILRHALFNAIGPIVNVIALNLAYLVSGVVIVETIFSFPGLAKLMIDGVQTRDLPLVQACAMIFCGTYVVLILIADIGSIVSNPRLRHPK; encoded by the coding sequence ATGATGCTACAAATGGCATTGCGACGTCTGTGGATCGGAGTCGCAACCATGTTTGTGGTCTCGATAATCGTCTTCATTATGACCAGTATTCTGCCGGGCGATGTCGCGCAGATTGTGCTGGGTCAAAGTGCGACGCCCGAGACTCTGGCAGCCCTGCGCGCTGAACTCGGGCTCGATCTGCCCGCTTACATGCGTTACTTTGCGTGGCTGGGCGACATGGCAACTGGCGATCTGGGCACGTCCAAAGCTGGCGGTGCGGCAATTGCCGATCTCATCAGCGGCCGGCTCGGCAATACCATGATGATGGCGGGCCTTGTGGCCGGAATTTCCATCCCGATTTCCATCGTCCTGGGTCTGTGGGCAGCAATGCACCCGGGAACCTGGCTGGACCGGACAGTCACGTTTGGCACTTTGGCCACCATTTCAGTGCCCGAGTTTTTTGTCGCTACATTGATGGTGCTTATCCTTGCGGTCAACCTGCAATGGCTGCCATCAACCGCGTTGTTGCGTGACGATATGACGTTCTTTGAATTGATAGGTGGTCTGGCAATGCCCATCATCACCTTGGTTATCGTTGTATCGGCGCAAATGATACGAATGACAAGAGCGGGAATTCTCAACGTCATGAATTCCCCCTATATTGAAATGGCGATTCTCAAAGGCGTGCCGCGACGGCGGATTATCCTGCGTCATGCATTGTTCAATGCGATCGGACCGATTGTCAACGTAATCGCCCTGAATCTGGCCTATCTGGTCAGCGGCGTGGTGATCGTCGAAACTATTTTTTCCTTTCCGGGTCTTGCCAAGTTGATGATTGACGGCGTCCAAACCCGAGACTTGCCACTGGTTCAGGCTTGCGCCATGATCTTTTGCGGCACTTACGTCGTTCTGATATTGATAGCGGATATCGGATCGATCGTATCCAATCCACGACTCCGACATCCGAAATAA